Proteins from one Corallococcus exiguus genomic window:
- the kdsB gene encoding 3-deoxy-manno-octulosonate cytidylyltransferase, which produces MPASYTVAVIPARHASTRFPGKPLALIAGRPMIEHVWRRCQEASAFDEVWVATDDTRIRDVVEAFGGKAVMTSPTCPTGTDRIAEVARARPDVEVWVNVQGDEPLVDPAALKVLAELFQDEAVNMATLVRPLELEEVENPNVVKAVLALNGDALYFSRATVPHAREPGTPVRRWAHLGLYGYRRDTLLQLAELSPTPLEEAEKLEQLRALEHGLRIRCASVNWRTVAVDVPEDVARVEAVMRERAAVR; this is translated from the coding sequence ATGCCCGCCTCATACACCGTGGCCGTCATCCCCGCCCGCCATGCCAGCACCCGCTTCCCTGGCAAGCCGCTCGCCCTCATCGCCGGCCGTCCGATGATCGAACACGTCTGGCGACGCTGTCAGGAAGCCAGCGCCTTCGACGAGGTGTGGGTGGCCACCGACGACACGCGGATCCGCGACGTCGTGGAGGCCTTCGGCGGCAAGGCGGTGATGACCAGCCCCACCTGCCCCACCGGCACGGACCGCATCGCGGAGGTCGCCCGCGCCCGTCCGGACGTGGAGGTGTGGGTGAACGTGCAGGGGGATGAGCCGCTCGTGGACCCCGCCGCCCTCAAGGTGCTCGCGGAGCTCTTCCAGGACGAAGCCGTGAACATGGCCACGCTGGTGCGCCCCCTGGAGCTGGAGGAGGTGGAGAACCCCAACGTGGTGAAGGCCGTGCTCGCCCTCAACGGCGACGCGCTCTACTTCAGCCGAGCCACGGTGCCGCACGCCCGCGAGCCCGGCACACCCGTGCGCCGCTGGGCCCACCTGGGCCTCTATGGCTACCGGCGGGACACGCTGCTCCAACTCGCCGAACTCAGCCCCACCCCACTGGAGGAGGCGGAGAAGCTGGAGCAACTGCGCGCCCTGGAGCACGGCCTGCGCATCCGCTGCGCCAGCGTGAACTGGCGCACCGTGGCGGTGGACGTGCCGGAGGATGTGGCTCGCGTGGAAGCGGTGATGCGCGAGCGCGCTGCCGTCAGATGA
- the wecB gene encoding non-hydrolyzing UDP-N-acetylglucosamine 2-epimerase — protein MKKVIHIVGARPNFMKVAPIHRAISARTSLRQLVIHTGQHYDAKMSDVFFADLGLPPPEIHLGIGSGSHAEQTAKMMVEMEKVFLQEKPDLVSVVGDVNSTIAAALVTSKLAIPLSHVEAGLRSFERHQPEEINRVVTDRLSDLLLTPSRDADANLLKEGIDPKHIHLVGNVMIDSLLSSKEKADQLPTLKNLGLTPKGYVVATLHRPSNVDNPKLLAGLLGVLMDVAKELPVVFPVHPRTRKMISEQGLASNLEQTPGLKLVDPMGYLEFLSVTSQAKLVMTDSGGLQEETTALNVPCLTMREQTERPITVEVGSNEVVGTDPARIREAANRVLSGDFKKGRVPELWDGRTGERIADLYSRFLGVETKRAFG, from the coding sequence ATGAAGAAGGTCATCCACATCGTTGGCGCGCGTCCCAATTTCATGAAGGTGGCACCCATTCACCGGGCCATCTCCGCGCGTACGTCCCTGCGGCAGCTCGTCATCCACACCGGCCAGCACTACGACGCGAAGATGAGTGACGTCTTCTTCGCGGACCTGGGCTTGCCTCCGCCCGAAATCCACCTGGGTATCGGCTCCGGCAGCCATGCCGAGCAGACGGCGAAGATGATGGTGGAGATGGAGAAGGTCTTCCTCCAGGAGAAGCCGGACCTGGTCTCCGTGGTGGGCGACGTGAACAGCACCATCGCCGCGGCGCTCGTCACGTCCAAGCTGGCGATTCCGCTGTCCCACGTGGAAGCGGGCCTGCGCAGCTTCGAGCGGCACCAGCCGGAGGAGATCAACCGCGTCGTCACCGACCGGCTCTCCGACCTGCTGCTCACGCCGTCGCGCGACGCGGACGCGAACCTCTTGAAGGAGGGCATCGACCCGAAGCACATCCACCTGGTGGGCAACGTGATGATCGACTCGCTCCTGTCGTCCAAGGAGAAGGCCGACCAGCTGCCCACGCTGAAGAACCTGGGCCTGACGCCGAAGGGCTACGTGGTGGCGACGCTGCACCGGCCGTCCAACGTGGACAACCCGAAGCTGCTGGCGGGCCTGCTGGGCGTGCTGATGGACGTGGCGAAGGAGCTGCCCGTCGTGTTCCCGGTTCACCCGCGCACGCGGAAGATGATTTCGGAGCAGGGGCTGGCTTCCAATCTGGAGCAGACGCCGGGGCTCAAGCTGGTGGACCCCATGGGCTACCTGGAGTTCCTGTCCGTCACGTCGCAGGCGAAGCTGGTGATGACGGACTCGGGCGGCCTGCAGGAGGAGACCACCGCGCTGAACGTGCCGTGCCTCACCATGCGCGAGCAGACCGAGCGCCCCATCACGGTGGAGGTCGGCTCCAACGAGGTGGTGGGCACCGACCCCGCGCGCATCCGCGAGGCCGCGAACCGCGTGCTGTCCGGCGACTTCAAGAAGGGCCGCGTGCCGGAGCTGTGGGACGGCCGCACGGGCGAGCGCATCGCGGACCTGTACTCGCGCTTCCTGGGCGTGGAGACGAAGCGCGCCTTCGGGTGA
- a CDS encoding RluA family pseudouridine synthase, producing MREDSESAPAVPDGYVDIPFVVEPNYAGWRLDRYLCEKIRRMDLERVRGIILRGVLCDEYRLKPSTPVYPGLTFRIRRPASQEPVTPTELPVVFSDDWLLVLDKPAGLPIHPTARYHKGTLVTLLRERFGERFAEPAHRLDRETSGLVVCGRTTESCRVLGGLFLSRDVHKEYLALCEGQPSEDTFVVDAPIAEGTDLIRIAVRIDPVVGKPSRTRFQVLQRFTHGGAPFALLRCFPETGRQHQIRIHLREAGFPLVGDKMYGPDPGYFDRFSKHSLEPEAWARLRLPRHALHAERITFPHPGTGESVTFASPLPDDLKDFIAGS from the coding sequence ATGCGTGAAGACTCCGAGAGCGCTCCGGCCGTGCCCGACGGCTACGTCGACATCCCGTTCGTCGTGGAGCCGAACTACGCGGGGTGGCGGTTGGACCGATACCTCTGCGAGAAGATCCGCCGCATGGACCTGGAGCGCGTGCGGGGCATCATCCTGCGCGGCGTCCTGTGCGACGAGTACCGGCTCAAGCCCTCCACGCCCGTGTACCCGGGGCTCACCTTCCGCATCCGCCGCCCCGCGAGCCAGGAGCCCGTGACGCCCACGGAGCTGCCCGTCGTCTTCTCCGATGACTGGCTGCTGGTGTTGGACAAGCCGGCGGGGCTGCCCATCCACCCCACCGCGCGCTACCACAAGGGCACGCTGGTGACGCTCCTGCGTGAGCGCTTCGGTGAGCGCTTCGCGGAGCCCGCGCACCGGCTGGACCGCGAGACGAGCGGGCTGGTGGTGTGTGGCCGCACCACCGAGTCCTGCCGTGTGCTGGGCGGGCTGTTCCTGTCGCGTGATGTGCACAAGGAATACCTGGCGCTGTGTGAGGGCCAGCCTTCCGAGGACACCTTCGTCGTGGATGCGCCCATCGCGGAAGGCACGGACCTGATCCGCATCGCCGTGCGCATCGACCCGGTGGTGGGCAAGCCCAGTCGTACGCGCTTCCAGGTGCTTCAGCGCTTCACTCATGGCGGCGCGCCGTTCGCGCTGCTGCGCTGCTTTCCGGAGACGGGACGGCAGCATCAGATTCGCATCCACCTGCGCGAGGCGGGTTTTCCTCTGGTGGGCGACAAGATGTACGGGCCGGACCCCGGCTACTTCGACCGGTTCAGCAAGCACTCGCTGGAGCCGGAGGCGTGGGCCCGGCTGCGGTTGCCGCGCCATGCGCTTCACGCGGAGCGCATCACGTTCCCGCACCCGGGCACCGGGGAGTCCGTCACCTTCGCGTCGCCGCTTCCCGATGACTTGAAGGACTTCATCGCCGGGAGTTGA
- a CDS encoding alpha/beta fold hydrolase, with protein sequence MTTWMSGVREANGIDLHYLRTGGARPPVVLLHGLLGSGACWTPVARGLEGEFDVVMPDARGHGGSSAPRHGYQYDDHASDVVGLIHGLELPRPVLLGHSMGGMTAAVVASRGTAGLRGVILVDPTFLSPERQREVHASDVAEQHRRTLGFSKPELVAQARARQPHRSPELIEHLAEARLKTRLEAFDVLTPPNPEYRDVVSAIDVPILLVFGDSSPVVALEMATELRSLNPRLRIEQIQDAGHGLPYDQPERLAEVVASFLRELAGPINSRR encoded by the coding sequence ATGACGACCTGGATGAGTGGAGTCCGCGAAGCGAACGGCATCGACCTCCACTACCTCCGGACGGGAGGCGCCAGACCTCCCGTCGTCCTGCTCCATGGATTGCTCGGGAGCGGAGCCTGCTGGACTCCCGTGGCGCGCGGGCTCGAAGGTGAATTCGACGTCGTCATGCCCGACGCCCGAGGGCACGGCGGTTCGAGCGCGCCGCGCCACGGCTACCAGTACGACGATCACGCAAGCGACGTCGTGGGCCTCATCCACGGTCTGGAGCTCCCGCGTCCGGTGCTGCTGGGCCACTCGATGGGCGGCATGACCGCCGCGGTGGTCGCAAGCCGAGGGACGGCGGGCCTCCGCGGCGTCATCCTGGTCGACCCGACGTTCTTGAGCCCCGAGCGCCAACGCGAGGTGCACGCCAGCGACGTCGCCGAACAACACCGCCGGACCCTCGGCTTCAGCAAACCTGAGCTCGTTGCCCAGGCCCGAGCCCGGCAGCCGCATCGTTCGCCCGAGCTCATCGAGCATCTCGCCGAGGCGAGACTGAAGACCCGCTTGGAAGCCTTCGACGTCCTCACGCCGCCCAACCCCGAGTATCGCGATGTGGTGAGCGCGATTGACGTCCCGATCCTCCTCGTCTTCGGGGACAGCAGCCCCGTCGTCGCGCTCGAGATGGCAACGGAACTGCGGAGCCTCAACCCACGCCTGCGAATCGAACAGATACAGGACGCCGGCCACGGCCTCCCGTATGACCAACCCGAGCGCCTGGCGGAAGTGGTCGCGTCGTTCCTGCGTGAACTGGCCGGGCCGATCAACTCCCGGCGATGA
- a CDS encoding efflux RND transporter permease subunit, whose product MFEKLVDFSLKNRAAVVFLTLLTAIWGWFCFTDLTVEAFPDPTDTQVNVITLYPGQPSEEVERQIGLPLERALNGIPGLTRLRNLSMFGLSFVTLSFNDNTDVLFARAQVLERLRDAELPEGLTPSLGPLATPIGEIYRYTLKGAKGDPMKLRTLQDWVVRPGLLRVDGVADVVSYGGLLKEIHIQPDPVKLAAFGLTLDDVEDALKDGSENASGGVLERGSEQFVIRSEGLFRSLDDIRDVRVATHEGTPVFLKDVADVNEGWSPRQGVVSRDGDGDVVQGIVLMRRGENPSVVLSRVRDAVAAVNGRLQTDDAHIDPFYDRTDLVNTTLRTVGHNLLEGALLVTLVLFIFLLDLRAAIVVGVLIPLSLLASFIYLKMRGMSANLLSMGAVDFGVIVDGGVVIIESILARMSGHQYEGETPLERIQRATKAVVRPTVFSLLIIIAAYLPIFMLQRVEGRIFAPMANTVVAALLGALVFSVTLIPVLASFVYRKPVKHRESPVLRAADKAYGPVLTWSLKHPGTVVAVCTAGLLFAGALVPRMGSEFLPALNEGSLYLTFTMPSNISLSEGRKLVPRIEGLLRAAPQVDGVLSQLGRPEDGTDAKLTNNLEFFVKLKPPAEWPKSTPKLDDVLEVLQRSVSEVPGMEVSFSQPIGDNVNESISGQQGQLAVKLFGDDLQVLQEYSQKVKRTLSKVDGVADLGIVKSGEVPSIQVTPDRVALARHGMSLGDFQHVFQTAVGGRPLSEFWEGERRFDVVMRLPMSSRDDVEKISHLRVPVEGGVLVPLNELAKVKTGFGRASINRENGRRYIGVRMNVRGRDLGSFVKDAQALLQKEAPPPTGMSVEWGGEFESKERAMDRLLTVLPVALVLTLLLLFKAFNSFGRAVVTLLNVPFALMGGVFGLYWAGMPLSVAAAVGFIALIGQAALNGVLVMSAIAERREAGESLDDAILHGSRERLRPVLMTAALAALGLVPACLSNGIGSEMQKPLAIVIVSGTISACALTLVLLPVLFRIFARFTEQVVDRMPEQLLRVVPGAKNLRKAG is encoded by the coding sequence ATGTTCGAAAAGCTCGTCGACTTCAGTCTGAAGAACCGCGCGGCGGTGGTGTTCCTCACGCTGCTCACCGCCATCTGGGGCTGGTTCTGCTTCACCGACCTCACCGTGGAAGCCTTCCCGGATCCCACGGACACCCAGGTCAACGTCATCACCCTCTATCCGGGCCAGCCGTCGGAAGAGGTGGAGCGACAGATTGGCCTCCCGCTGGAGCGAGCCCTCAACGGCATCCCGGGCCTGACGCGCCTGCGCAACCTCTCCATGTTCGGCCTGTCGTTCGTGACGCTGAGCTTCAACGACAACACCGATGTGCTCTTCGCCCGAGCCCAGGTGCTGGAGCGCCTGCGCGACGCGGAGCTGCCCGAGGGCCTCACGCCCTCCCTGGGCCCGCTGGCCACCCCCATCGGAGAGATCTACCGCTACACGCTCAAGGGCGCGAAGGGCGACCCGATGAAGCTGCGCACGCTCCAGGACTGGGTGGTGCGGCCGGGCCTCTTGCGAGTGGACGGCGTCGCGGACGTCGTCAGCTACGGAGGCCTCCTCAAGGAGATCCACATCCAGCCGGATCCCGTGAAGCTCGCGGCGTTCGGCCTCACGCTGGACGACGTGGAGGACGCGCTGAAGGACGGCTCGGAGAACGCGAGCGGCGGCGTGCTGGAGCGAGGCTCCGAACAGTTCGTCATTCGCAGCGAGGGCCTCTTCCGCTCGCTGGACGACATCCGCGACGTGCGGGTGGCCACGCACGAAGGCACGCCCGTGTTCCTCAAGGACGTGGCGGACGTGAACGAGGGCTGGTCCCCTCGCCAGGGCGTGGTCAGCCGGGATGGCGACGGAGACGTGGTGCAGGGCATCGTGCTGATGCGCCGGGGAGAGAACCCCTCCGTGGTGCTCTCCCGCGTGCGCGACGCGGTGGCCGCGGTGAACGGCCGCCTCCAGACGGACGACGCGCACATCGATCCATTCTACGACCGCACGGACCTGGTGAACACGACGTTGCGCACGGTGGGCCACAACCTGCTGGAGGGCGCGCTGCTCGTCACGCTGGTCCTCTTCATCTTCCTGCTGGACCTGCGGGCCGCCATCGTCGTGGGCGTCCTGATTCCCCTCTCGCTGCTGGCGTCGTTCATCTACCTGAAGATGCGAGGCATGTCGGCGAACCTCCTGTCCATGGGCGCGGTGGACTTCGGCGTCATCGTGGACGGAGGCGTGGTCATCATCGAGAGCATCCTGGCGCGAATGTCCGGCCACCAGTACGAGGGGGAAACCCCGCTCGAACGCATCCAGCGCGCGACGAAGGCGGTGGTGCGCCCCACGGTGTTCTCGCTGCTCATCATCATCGCGGCGTACCTGCCCATCTTCATGTTGCAGCGGGTGGAGGGCCGCATCTTCGCGCCCATGGCGAACACGGTGGTGGCGGCGCTGCTGGGTGCGCTCGTCTTCTCCGTCACGCTCATCCCGGTGCTGGCATCGTTCGTCTACCGCAAGCCGGTGAAACACAGGGAATCACCGGTGCTGCGAGCCGCGGACAAGGCCTATGGCCCCGTGCTGACCTGGAGCCTCAAGCACCCGGGCACCGTGGTCGCGGTCTGCACGGCGGGCCTGCTCTTCGCGGGAGCGCTCGTCCCGCGCATGGGCAGCGAGTTCCTCCCAGCGCTCAACGAAGGCAGCCTCTACCTGACCTTCACCATGCCCTCGAACATCTCCCTGTCGGAGGGCCGCAAGCTGGTGCCGCGAATCGAAGGCCTGCTGCGCGCGGCGCCGCAGGTGGACGGAGTGCTCAGCCAGTTGGGCCGCCCGGAGGACGGCACCGACGCGAAGCTCACCAACAACCTGGAGTTCTTCGTGAAGCTCAAGCCACCCGCCGAGTGGCCCAAGAGCACGCCCAAACTGGACGACGTACTGGAGGTCCTCCAGCGCTCCGTGTCGGAGGTCCCGGGCATGGAGGTGAGCTTCAGCCAGCCCATTGGCGACAACGTGAACGAGAGCATCAGCGGCCAGCAGGGCCAGCTCGCGGTGAAGCTCTTCGGCGACGACCTCCAGGTGCTCCAGGAGTATTCGCAGAAGGTGAAGCGCACGCTGTCGAAGGTGGACGGCGTCGCGGACCTGGGCATCGTGAAAAGCGGTGAGGTGCCCAGCATCCAGGTGACCCCGGACCGGGTAGCGCTGGCCCGCCACGGCATGTCACTGGGGGACTTCCAGCACGTCTTCCAGACGGCGGTGGGCGGCCGGCCGCTCAGCGAGTTCTGGGAGGGCGAGCGCCGCTTCGACGTGGTGATGCGCCTGCCCATGTCCAGCCGCGACGACGTGGAGAAGATCTCCCACCTGCGGGTGCCCGTGGAGGGAGGCGTGCTGGTGCCGTTGAACGAGCTGGCCAAGGTGAAGACGGGCTTCGGCCGGGCCTCCATCAACCGCGAGAACGGCCGGCGTTACATCGGCGTGCGCATGAACGTGCGAGGCCGGGACCTGGGCTCCTTCGTGAAGGACGCACAAGCGCTGCTCCAGAAGGAAGCCCCGCCCCCCACGGGGATGAGCGTCGAATGGGGCGGCGAGTTCGAGAGCAAGGAGCGCGCGATGGACCGGCTCCTCACCGTGCTGCCGGTGGCGCTGGTGCTCACGCTGCTGCTGCTCTTCAAGGCGTTCAACTCCTTCGGCCGCGCGGTGGTGACGCTGCTCAACGTGCCCTTCGCGCTGATGGGAGGCGTGTTCGGCCTGTACTGGGCGGGCATGCCGCTGAGCGTGGCGGCGGCGGTGGGCTTCATCGCACTCATCGGACAGGCGGCGCTCAACGGAGTGTTGGTGATGAGCGCCATCGCGGAGCGGAGGGAGGCGGGCGAGTCGCTGGACGACGCCATCCTCCACGGAAGCCGCGAACGCCTGCGCCCTGTGTTGATGACGGCAGCGCTGGCGGCGCTGGGCCTCGTGCCGGCGTGCTTGAGCAACGGAATCGGATCGGAGATGCAGAAGCCCCTGGCCATCGTCATCGTGTCCGGAACCATCTCCGCGTGCGCGCTGACGCTGGTGCTGTTGCCGGTGCTCTTCCGCATCTTCGCCCGCTTCACGGAGCAGGTCGTGGACCGGATGCCCGAGCAACTGTTGCGCGTGGTGCCCGGAGCGAAGAATCTCCGCAAGGCAGGCTGA
- a CDS encoding efflux RND transporter periplasmic adaptor subunit, with protein MNTPDTAAAPTSSTTPSRRTTVWMAFAGAGLLGIGVLLYVLAPTDSIAESETAISGPTVKGETVHLPDGAPQWHYVQLAVATEGSALTPLPSPARVQFDEARTASVGAPLAGRVEEVRVRPGDRVKQGDDLFSVRSGAFAELVREQRGAEAELAEKRRNADRLKELVALRAAPEKELLAAQTELRQAEISLEAAKAKQGSLRVSSRGENLFWVTAPRSGTVVDQDLVASQEVTPDRDKPLVRLSDLDQVMVLADLQEADAMDMSPGQDVTVTTRDGIVRAGKVDRVAEVVDPLRRTVEVRVRVPNNDRRFRPNAFVEVTPTPPEGVKRVRVPDSAVVTDGARSVVFVARDSNRLERVAVTPGRRRDGEVELRGGLASGDRFVARGALLLENQIELAD; from the coding sequence ATGAACACCCCCGACACCGCCGCTGCTCCGACGTCCAGCACCACTCCATCCCGCCGAACCACGGTCTGGATGGCCTTCGCGGGAGCGGGCCTGCTGGGCATCGGTGTGCTGCTCTACGTGCTGGCCCCCACCGACTCCATCGCGGAGAGCGAGACCGCCATCAGCGGCCCCACCGTGAAGGGCGAAACGGTGCACCTGCCGGACGGAGCACCGCAGTGGCACTACGTACAGCTCGCAGTGGCCACCGAGGGCAGCGCCCTCACCCCACTCCCGTCCCCCGCACGAGTGCAGTTCGACGAGGCGCGCACCGCGTCCGTAGGGGCCCCGCTCGCGGGCCGAGTGGAGGAAGTCCGCGTGCGTCCCGGAGACCGCGTGAAGCAGGGTGACGACCTCTTCAGCGTGCGCTCCGGCGCCTTCGCGGAGCTAGTGCGCGAACAGCGCGGCGCGGAAGCCGAGCTCGCGGAGAAGCGCCGCAACGCGGACCGCCTCAAGGAGCTGGTGGCCCTGCGAGCCGCCCCGGAGAAGGAGCTCCTCGCCGCGCAGACGGAGCTGCGTCAGGCGGAAATCTCCCTGGAGGCCGCGAAGGCGAAGCAAGGCAGCCTCCGCGTGTCCTCGCGAGGCGAGAACCTCTTCTGGGTAACGGCGCCGCGCTCCGGAACGGTGGTGGACCAGGACCTGGTGGCCAGCCAGGAGGTGACCCCGGACCGCGACAAGCCGCTCGTGCGCCTGTCGGACCTGGATCAAGTCATGGTCCTCGCGGACCTCCAGGAGGCGGACGCGATGGACATGTCCCCCGGCCAGGACGTCACGGTCACCACGCGAGACGGCATCGTCCGTGCCGGCAAGGTGGACCGCGTCGCCGAGGTGGTGGATCCGCTGCGCCGCACCGTGGAGGTGCGCGTGCGAGTCCCCAACAACGACCGCCGCTTCCGCCCCAACGCCTTCGTGGAGGTGACGCCCACGCCCCCCGAAGGCGTCAAGCGCGTGCGGGTCCCTGACAGCGCGGTGGTGACGGACGGAGCGCGCTCGGTCGTCTTCGTCGCCCGTGACTCGAACCGCCTGGAGCGGGTCGCCGTGACGCCGGGCCGCCGCCGCGACGGTGAGGTGGAGCTGCGCGGGGGCCTCGCCTCCGGAGACCGGTTCGTCGCCCGGGGCGCGCTGCTGCTGGAGAACCAGATCGAACTGGCGGACTGA
- a CDS encoding TolC family protein, giving the protein MRRSLPVLIALGTLLGLTAGAEQRPTSSSTLLLSTLPDDDGLAELLWEHSADFADDRARLAASRAGHQRTHLLPNPELDVSMNTIPIGATNPPGLRRLDDVPNYVVGLSELVELGKRGPRQDAAKAALSATTLDVHAALRARTYDVLERAADVATLEVRIAELTKLTDDALKLTDLQRARQQHGDAAGLDVDRSTLEAQSLETSLGEERVKLTDALLACAQLAGIPCEPFGNHERAMSFLQARLDKAPAPVAIEARPDLRALSAQEDSARSSLTLAQRRWIPDPTVRAGYTRDQFMISGNQKNSLFVGLSIPLPLFDHGQADAHAASASAQSARTARELLTAQASRETDVLNQQLRAVQERRQKLHTQTLPLAEGVVQRLDAAVKAGGAALQDLLLARRTYGELVLHAADLDQTAYRLTIAIARTSAAGPRAPDAMTNPRS; this is encoded by the coding sequence TTGCGCCGTTCCCTCCCCGTACTCATCGCCCTGGGCACCCTGCTCGGTCTCACCGCCGGTGCCGAGCAGCGCCCCACGTCCTCCTCCACGCTGCTGCTCTCCACCCTGCCGGACGACGACGGTCTGGCGGAGCTCCTCTGGGAGCACTCCGCCGACTTCGCGGACGACCGCGCCCGCCTCGCGGCGTCGCGAGCGGGTCACCAGCGCACGCACCTGCTGCCCAATCCGGAGCTGGACGTGTCGATGAACACCATCCCCATCGGCGCCACGAACCCGCCGGGCCTGCGCCGCCTGGACGACGTGCCCAACTACGTCGTGGGACTGTCGGAGCTGGTGGAGCTGGGCAAGCGGGGCCCGCGTCAGGACGCGGCGAAGGCGGCGCTGTCCGCCACCACGTTGGACGTGCACGCCGCGCTGAGGGCTCGCACGTACGACGTGCTGGAGCGAGCAGCGGACGTGGCCACCCTGGAGGTGCGCATCGCGGAGCTGACGAAGCTCACCGACGACGCGCTGAAGCTCACGGACCTGCAACGCGCCAGGCAGCAGCACGGCGACGCCGCGGGCCTGGACGTGGACCGCTCCACGTTGGAGGCACAGTCGTTGGAGACGTCGCTGGGAGAGGAGCGGGTGAAGCTCACGGACGCGCTGCTCGCATGCGCGCAGCTCGCGGGCATTCCGTGTGAGCCGTTCGGAAACCACGAGCGGGCGATGTCCTTCCTCCAGGCGAGGCTCGACAAGGCGCCCGCCCCCGTCGCCATCGAAGCAAGGCCGGACCTGCGGGCCCTGAGCGCGCAGGAGGACTCCGCACGGTCCTCTCTGACGTTGGCGCAGCGCCGCTGGATTCCGGATCCGACGGTGCGAGCTGGCTACACGCGAGACCAGTTCATGATCTCCGGCAACCAGAAGAACTCCCTCTTCGTGGGCCTGTCGATTCCGCTCCCCCTCTTCGACCACGGTCAGGCGGACGCGCACGCCGCCAGCGCGAGCGCCCAGTCCGCGAGGACCGCGCGAGAGCTGCTCACGGCCCAGGCCTCGCGGGAGACGGACGTCCTGAACCAGCAACTGCGAGCGGTGCAGGAGCGCAGGCAGAAGCTCCACACGCAAACGCTGCCGCTGGCCGAAGGCGTGGTGCAGCGCCTGGACGCGGCGGTGAAGGCAGGAGGAGCGGCATTGCAGGACCTGCTCCTCGCGCGCCGGACCTACGGCGAGCTGGTGCTGCACGCGGCCGACCTGGATCAGACCGCCTACCGCCTCACCATCGCCATCGCCCGGACCAGCGCCGCCGGTCCGCGCGCACCGGACGCGATGACCAACCCCCGCTCCTGA
- a CDS encoding sigma-54-dependent transcriptional regulator, protein MSLPVLLVDDDRAFSSIAAVALQREGFSLTVAHSLHEARASLAKTTPVLLVLDRRLPDGDGLTFLPELKAHAPGVAVVMVTAHGDIASAVDAVRAGAADYLAKPVELADLVLRARRAVDASRLRDRLETAEAELSGRRRLVPPTSAAMQRVFAMLERIAASPRSPVLLLGETGVGKEQLARHLHALASKDGGAPFVHINCAALPEQTVESELFGHEKGAFTDARTARRGLVEVAHGGVLFLDEVGELPLPLQAKLLTFLDSGRFRRLGGTTEQTSTARIVAATNRDLPKQMSGGNFREDLWFRLGVFRIDIPPLRKRREDILPLAEGMLADLGRELGRRDVSLGVKARARLAAYAFPGNVRELRNILERALVLESGPELELEVLGGTPSVSAAVKVEASAAVAPGAFSVTEPVPMEDLEQAYVRWVLERLGGRRMEAAKALGLSYPTFLKRLGDT, encoded by the coding sequence ATGAGCCTCCCCGTCCTCTTGGTGGATGACGACCGAGCCTTCTCCTCCATCGCGGCGGTGGCGCTCCAGCGCGAGGGCTTCAGCCTCACGGTGGCGCACTCGCTGCACGAGGCCCGCGCGTCGTTGGCGAAGACCACGCCCGTGCTGTTGGTGTTGGATCGCCGCCTGCCGGATGGAGACGGGCTCACGTTCCTGCCGGAGCTGAAGGCGCACGCGCCCGGCGTGGCGGTGGTGATGGTGACGGCGCACGGAGACATCGCCAGCGCGGTGGACGCGGTGCGAGCGGGCGCGGCGGACTACCTGGCCAAGCCCGTGGAGCTGGCCGACCTGGTGCTGCGCGCGCGCCGGGCCGTGGACGCGAGCCGTTTGAGGGACCGGCTGGAGACGGCGGAGGCGGAGCTGTCCGGCCGCCGCCGGCTGGTGCCCCCCACGTCCGCCGCGATGCAGCGGGTGTTCGCGATGCTGGAGCGCATCGCCGCGTCGCCGCGAAGCCCGGTGCTGCTGCTGGGCGAGACGGGCGTGGGCAAGGAGCAGCTCGCGCGGCACCTGCATGCGCTCGCGTCGAAGGACGGGGGCGCGCCCTTCGTGCACATCAACTGCGCGGCCCTGCCCGAGCAGACGGTGGAGAGCGAGCTGTTCGGCCACGAGAAGGGCGCCTTCACGGACGCGCGCACCGCGAGGCGCGGCCTGGTGGAGGTGGCCCACGGCGGCGTGCTCTTCCTGGATGAAGTGGGCGAACTGCCGCTGCCGCTCCAGGCGAAGCTGCTCACGTTCCTGGACTCGGGGAGGTTCCGCCGGCTGGGTGGTACGACGGAGCAGACGAGCACCGCGCGCATCGTGGCCGCCACCAACCGGGACCTGCCGAAGCAGATGTCGGGCGGCAACTTCCGAGAGGACCTCTGGTTCCGCCTGGGCGTGTTCCGCATCGACATCCCGCCGCTGCGAAAGCGGCGCGAGGACATCCTCCCGCTGGCGGAAGGGATGCTCGCGGACCTGGGCCGCGAGCTGGGCCGGCGCGACGTCAGCCTGGGCGTGAAGGCCCGCGCGAGGCTCGCGGCGTATGCGTTCCCGGGCAACGTGCGCGAGCTGCGCAACATCCTGGAGCGGGCGCTGGTGCTGGAGTCCGGACCGGAACTGGAGCTGGAGGTGCTTGGCGGCACGCCCTCCGTGAGCGCCGCGGTGAAGGTGGAGGCATCCGCCGCGGTGGCGCCGGGAGCCTTCAGCGTGACGGAGCCCGTGCCCATGGAGGACCTGGAGCAGGCGTACGTGCGCTGGGTGCTGGAGCGGCTGGGCGGCCGGCGCATGGAGGCGGCGAAGGCGCTCGGGCTGTCCTATCCGACCTTCCTCAAGCGTCTGGGTGACACCTGA